The following DNA comes from Streptomyces pristinaespiralis.
AACGTCTCTACCCCGGGGGCCCGTGTCGCTGGCACTGTTGTGTGGCCACGGTCTTCCGTCCGATACGGGCGGAAGATCCCAGGGGGAGCCACCTGCCGGACGACCGAACGAGACGCGCCATGACCTCGAACGCAGCAACCGCCGACCGCACCCTGCCGACGACCCGTACCGGCGGCCCGGACGAAGGATCCGACCTTCTCGAGCACGTCTTCGGCTGGACGCTCGTGGTGGTCCTGGCCATGCTCATCACGCAGGTCGGCCTGATCTAGTACCGGGCCTTCCGCCCGCGACGCCCTCACCTGCCCGAAGGCGCTGCCCCGGGCCGTCACTTCGCCCCCGGGTGACCCGTGACGCCCGCCTTCCGATCGGGCATACTCAGGCGCGCCACAAGCCGCTATGCAGCCTCTTTCGTGATCCGGAAGGGCACCATCGGCCTGGCAGAACAACCGGCGGCGCGCCCACACCCTTGCGCGTGACCGCCGCAGCGCCCGACAGGGAGGAGAGCGCCGCCATGCCCGACCGCGCCCCGCAGCCGGTGGACCGTCAGCTGCCCACCGAAGAGGCCAGGGATCTGATCACCCTGGTCCGCGACATCGTCCAGCGGGAGATCGCCCCCCGCGCGGCCGAGGAGGAGGACGCCGGGCACTTCCCGCGCGAGGTCTTCTCGCTGCTGTCCGAATCAGGACTGCTCGGCCTTCCCTACGACTCCGAATTCGGTGGCGGGGACCAGCCGTACGAGGTCTATCTCCAGGTCCTGGAAGAGCTCGCGGCGGCCCGCCTCACCGTCGGCCTCGGGGTGAGCGTCCACTCCCTGTCCTGCCACGCGCTGGCCGGGTACGGCACCAAGGAGCAGCAGGGCGAGCACCTGCCCGCGATGCTCGGCGGCGGCCTGCTCGGCGCCTACTGCCTCTCCGAGCCCGCCTCCGGCTCCGACGCCGCCTCGCTGCGCACCAAGGCGGTCCGGGACGGGGACGACTGGGTCGTCACCGGGACGAAGGCCTGGATCACCCACGGCGGCGTCGCCGACTTCTACACGGTCCTCGCACGCACCGGCGTGGAAGGCCCGCGCGGTATCACCGCGTTCCTGGTGCCGGGCGACGCCCCGGGGCTGAACCCGGCGGTACCCGAGAAGAAGATGGGCATGAAGGGGTCGCCCACCGCCCAGCTCCACTTCGACGGCGTCCGGATTCCGGACTCGCGCCGTATCGGTGAGGAGGGCCAGGGCTTCGCCATCGCGCTCTCCGCCCTCGACTCGGGCCGTCTCGGCATCGCCGCCTGTGCCATCGGCGTCGCGCAGGCCGCGCTGGACGAGGCACTCGGCTACGCCACCGGACGCAAGCAGTTCGGGCGTCCCATCGCCGACTTCCAGGGCCTGCGCTTCATGCTCGCGGACATGGCCACCCGGATCGAGGCGGGGCGGGCGCTGTACCTCGCCGCCGCCCGGCTGAGGGACGCGGGACGGCCGTTCTCCCGGCAGGCCGCCATGGCGAAGCTGTTCTGCACGGACGCGGCGATGAGCGTCACCACCGACGCCGTCCAGGTCCTCGGCGGTTACGGCTACACGCAGGACTTCCCGGTGGAGCGCTTCATGCGCGAGGCCAAGGTCCTGCAGATCGTCGAGGGGACGAACCAGATCCAGCGGATGGTCATCGCCCGCCATCTGGCGGGACCTGAGACGCGCTGACCCGTCCGCTCCTGGCCGGCGGCGCCGCGAGTCCGGCCCCTTCGGGGTCGCGGCGCCCGGGCAGCGTTCTGCCCCGGCTCGCCCACAGTTGGAGAAGCTCACGGTAGATGGGCGGGTCGGCCGGGTGCGGAACCGATTCTTCACGAACGGGCACAACCAGGCGCCGACGGCCTTGCGTGGTCGGGCGGTGCAGGCTCATGCCCGGCCAACGCGCCACGCGCGGAAGCGGTTACCGGCAGGACTATTCGAGCGCCAGTGCAGGGGCTGCACCGTCCCCCGCCGCTGCACGGTCCCCCGCCGCGGCGCGGGGCACCGCGATCCGGGTTCCCGTGGTGCCGGGCGCGGGCCGACGCGTCGGCGGAATTCTGGGGATGTCCCCAGGGGCGGGCGGTCACGCTCGCTGTCCGGGGAGCCGGAGAACTCCCCGGGGCACGTCCTTCAGGCGGCCCGACGCATCGGCGGAACCTTCAGCGGCCGCGAGCCGGGGCCACCCACGTGCGAGAACGGCTGGGTGCGCCAGTCCAGGCCCTGCGGAAGCGTCAGCAGGAGCGCGGTGTCCTGCTCCTGGACCTCGAGCGACTCGTCCGCGGGACGGGCGAGGGAGGCGTCCCGGCCGGTGCCCGAGCAGACCGTCAGACCGAACGGGTTCCACGGGGTGGGGCACAGCGCGTGCTCGGGCAGGACGTCCTCGTCCGCCAGCAGCGCGATCGGCTGAGCGCAGTCCGGGCAGATCACCCGGAACATCTCGAAGGTGTCGTACGCGTCCAGAACGTCCGTCTCCGCCGGCTCGGCCGGATCAACAGGCTCCGGTTCGGTGCGTCCGGTGCTCTTGGAAGACACAGTCTTGACACTCTGCATGGAGAATCTCCCCCTTGGATGGGCCGACCAGGCATGTGCGGCCTCGACCACAGCAAGCAATGCCCACCGTGCAGGTCGGGTAACCGTGGGGTCACGGCGCATCGACCGGGCAAACCTGTGGCGTTGGTCACATGGGGGCCCGTGATGCCCGTCCGGAGGCCCGGGGACTGTGCCGGAAGCGATCCGGGGCCATAGGTTGATCCGCATGGAGGAGCTGGATCGTCAGATCGTGGACCTGCTCGTCAAGGACGGGCGGATGAGCTACACCGACCTGGGCAAGGCCACCGGCCTGTCCACATCGGCGGTGCACCAGCGCGTCCGCCGCCTCGAGCAGCGGGGCGTCATCCGCGGCTACGCGGCGGTCGTCGACCCGGAGGCCGTCGGGCTGCCGCTGACCGCGTTCATCTCGGTCAAGCCGTTCGACCCCAGCGCCCCCGACGACATCGCGGACCGGCTCGCCGGCGTGCCGGAGATCGAGGCCTGCCACAGCGTCGCGGGCGACGAGAACTACATCCTCAAGGTGCGCGTCGCGACACCCCTCGAACTGGAGCACCTGCTCACCCGGATCCGCTCCCTCTCCGGCGTCTCCACCCGCACCACGGTCGTCCTCTCCACCCCGTACGAGGCCCGCCCGCCGCGGATCTGACACCCGGTGGTCCCAGGGCCCAGGCCACGGACCACCGGCCCGGTACGGGGCGTGCGCGGCGGCTCTCTAGGCTTGCCCCATGACCGAGAGCACCGCCCCCCAGAGCGAACACCGCACCGTGCTGCTGCGCGGTGGAGAAGTCCACAGCCCCGCCGACCCCTTCGCCACCGCGATGGTCGTCGAGAAGGGACGCGTCGCCTGGGTGGGATCCGAAGGCGCCGCCGACGCCTTCGCCACCGGCGTCGACGAAGTGGTCGATCTCGAAGGGGCCCTGGTCACCCCCGCGTTCACCGACGCCCACGTCCACACCACGTCGACCGGTCTGGCCCTCACCGGCCTCGACCTGTCCGCAGCGGCCTCCCTCGCCGAGGCCCTGCGCCTCGTACGGGAGTACGGCGCCGCCCACCCCGCCGCCGGCCAGGTCCTGCTCGGTCACGGCTGGGACGCGACGCGCTGGCCCGAGCAGCGGCCCCCGAGCCGTGCCGAACTCGACGAGGCGTCCGGCGGCCGGCCGCTGTACCTGCCGCGGGTCGACGTGCACTCCGCCGTCGTCACCACCGCCCTGCTCGACCTGGTCCCCGGTGTCACCGGCCTGGCCGGCTTCCACCCCGACGCCCCGCTGACCGGGGCGGCCCACCACGCGGTGCGCGCCGCCGCCCACGGGGCCGTCACCCCCGCCCAGCGGCGGGCGGCGCAACGGGCGGCGCTCTCCCGCGCCGCGTCCCTCGGCATCGGCAGCATCCACGAGTGCGCGGGCCCCGAGATCTCCGACGAGGCGGACTTCACCTCCCTGCTCGCCCTCTCCCGTGCCGAGCCCGGCCCGCGGGTGGTGGGCTACTGGGCCGAACAGGTCACCGACGAGAAGGACGCCCGGCGCATCCGCGAACTCGGCGCCTCCGGCGCGGCAGGGGACCTGTTCGTCGACGGCTCCCTCGGCTCGCACACCGCGTGCCTGCACGCCCCGTACGCCGACGCCCCCACCACCACCGGAAGCGCCCATCTCGACGCGGCGGCCGTCGCGGCCCATGTGACCGCCTGCACCCGGGCGGGGCTGCAGGCCGGGTTCCACGCCATCGGCGACGCCGCCCTGAGCGCGGTCGTCGACGGCGTGCGGGCGGCGGCCGACCGGCTGGGGCTCGACCGGATCCGCGCCGCGCGGCACCGCATCGAGCACGCCGAGATGCTCACCCCCGAAACGATCGCAGCCTTCGCCGAGTTCGGCCTCACCGCCTCCGTCCAGCCCGCCTTCGACGCGGCCTGGGGCGGCGAGGAGGGCATGTACGCCCAGCGCCTGGGCGCCGAGCGGGCCCGCACCCTCAACCCGTACGCGGCGCTGCTGCGCGCCGGGGTGCCGCTCGCCTTCGGCTCCGACAGCCCGGTGACGCCCCTCGACCCGTGGGGGACGGTACGTGCCGCCGCCTTCCACCGGACGCCCGAGCACCGCATCTCCGTACGGGCGGCGTTCACCGCCCACACCCGCGGCGGCTGGCGTGCCGTCGGCCAGGACGACGCAGGCGTGCTCGTGCCGGGCGCCCCGGCCGACTACGCGGTCTGGCGCACCGGCGCGCTGATCGTCCAGGCGCCCGACGACCGGGTCGCCCGCTGGTCCACCGACCCGCGTTCCGGCACGCCCGGTCTGCCCGACCTCGGACCCGGCGCCGAACTGCCCGAATGCGTGCGGACAGTGGTGGGCGGACATACCGTCTTCGAGGGACCGAACGGGTGACGTAAGGACATTTCGCACCGCCCGGACGTATTCCCGCCGTTCCGCCTCGACCTGCGGATCTTCGCCTCTGACCTGGCCGTTCCGGTAATTCTCGCTGATCAGGCGACTGTTGACAGCGAGCGCCCACCGGCCGGTAGGTTCGCATGAGTCCACCGAAGAACTCCGACCGGCAACCTCCACGCAAGTCGTCGAACGCCGCTGGGTCATGGGGTGGTGTGCCGCACCGGCGCACCACCACTGGGAGCCAGGTTCAGCGCCCGCGCCTCGGGGGCAGAGGGAAGGTTTCCGCCGATCGGCAGGTGGGACCCGGGTGGGGCCCGGCGTTCAGTAGACAACGGCTCTCGGTCGACCCGCAGCCAGCGGGCCCCAGGTCGGCCCGAAGGACGCCGGGCCCGATCCGCTGCGTCCGGCCGGGTCCGCCCGCCGTTCCGCCCCGACGCCGTGTCCTGGTCGTTCCGTCTTCATCGCGAAGATCCGTGCCGCGGGAAGCGCCCCTCGGGGGCTCGCTATGGTTGGGCTCTGCGACGGACTTTAAGGGGCAGCAGTGAACGACGGTGGTGCGGTTCCCCATGGTGGACCCCAGGGGAGGCGGTACGGCCCGCTCGGCAGAGCGTTGGTGATCATTCCCACCTACAACGAAGCCGAGAACATCCGGTCGATCGTCTCCCGGGTGCGCGCCGCCGTGCCCGACGCGGACGTGCTCGTCGCCGACGACAACAGCCCTGACGGCACGGGCAAGTTCGCCGACGAGCTCGCCGTGCAGGACGAGCAGGTGCACGTCCTGCACCGCAAGGGCAAGGAAGGTCTCGGCGCGGCCTACCTGGCCGGCTTCCGCTGGGGCATCGAGCACGACTACGGCGTCCTGGTCGAGATGGACGCCGACGGCTCCCACCAGCCCGAGGAACTGCCCAGGCTGCTGACCGCCCTCAAGGGCGCCGACCTCGTTCTCGGGTCCCGCTGGGTGCCCGGCGGGCGGGTCGTGAACTGGCCCAAGCACCGCGAGATCCTCTCGCGCGGCGGCAGCACCTACTCCCGGCTGCTGCTCGGTGTGCCGCTGCGGGACGTCACGGGAGGCTTCCGGGCCTTCCGCGCCGAGACCCTGGAAGGCCTCGGCCTCGGCGACGTCGCCTCCCAGGGCTACTGCTTCCAGGTCGACCTGGCCCGGCGGGCCGTTGCCGCCGGCTTCCACGTCGTCGAGGTCCCGATCACCTTCGTGGAGCGCGAGCACGGCGACTCGAAGATGAACAGGGACATCGTCGTCGAGGCCCTCTGGCGGGTCACCGCGTGGGGGGTGGAGGAGCGGGCCGGCCGCCTCCTCGGCCGCAAGTCCGCACCGCCCCGGCCTCCTCGGTCCTCCTGACAGCCCCCTTACGCCGCTCCGGCAGGCGCCCAGGCACACTGGGAGCATGACGACCGGCGCACCGCCCCCGACCGCCCCGAGGCGCTCCCGCGCCCGCACTCTCGTCCCCCTGGCCATCGCCGCCTGGCTGGTCCTGGAGATCTGGCTGCTGACCGTCGTGGCGGACGCCGCGGGCGGCTTCGCCGTCCTCGGGCTGCTGGTCGGCGCCGCGGTGCTCGGGGCCGCGGTGGTCAAGCGGGCGGGGCGGCGGGCCTTCGCCAACCTCACCGAGACGCTTCAGCAGCAGACGGGCCGGCAGCAGCCGGACCCCGAGCCCGCGGCGCCCGGCCGCGCCGAGGGCAACGGGCTGCTGATGCTCGGCGGTCTGCTGCTGATGCTGCCGGGCCTCGTGTCCGACGCGGCCGGGCTGCTGCTTCTTGTGCCGCCGGTCCGGGCCCGGCTCGGCCGGGCCGCGGAACGCTCGCTGGAGCGGCGGATGAACGCCGCGGTCCCCGGCGGCCTCGGCGACGCGTTCCAGCAGGCCCGTATGCGCCGCCCGGACGGCAAGGTCGTCCAGGGCGAGGTCATCCGCGAGGAGGGCACCGGGCACCACGGCACGGCGCCCCGCGACGACGAGCCCGGCCGGCGGCCCCCGCTGACCCCCTGATCTCCGGCGGACCTGAACCACGACGGACCGGTGCGGCCCCTGGTTCTGCGGCCCGGGCGCCGCACCTGTCCGTACCGGCCGTACGAGAACCCGGGCGGGAACACGACGAGAGCCGCGGCCGGCCCACACGGTGTGTGGGCCGGCCGCGGCTCTCGTGCTGCTCGCTTCGCGCGCCTGTGCGGGCTACGCGGACTTGCGGCTGTCGCGCGGGTGCACCGCGATGTTCATGGCGCCGGAACGAAGGACCGCCAGCCGTTCGGCCAGCACCTCTTCCAGCTCCTCGCGGGTACGCCGCTCCATCAGCATGTCCCAGTGCGTGCGCGCCGGCTTGCCCTTCTTCTCTTCGGGGCCGTCCCCGTCGACCAGGAGTGCCTGGGCGCCACACGCCTTGCACTCCCACTCCGGCGGAATCTCCGCCTCGACCGAGAACGGCATCTCAAAACGATGTCCGTTCTGGCATGCGTACTCCACCGCCTGGCGCGGGGCCAGGTCGATGCCGCGGTCCGTCTCGTAGCTGGTAACCACAAGTCGCGTGCCGCGGAGAGCTCGCTCACTCATGAATCGTGCCTCCCGGGCTTGTCGCCCACAGGACAGGTGTCGCTGTCGTCGTCATCCGGTCAACGTCC
Coding sequences within:
- a CDS encoding SCO1431 family membrane protein, which codes for MTSNAATADRTLPTTRTGGPDEGSDLLEHVFGWTLVVVLAMLITQVGLI
- a CDS encoding acyl-CoA dehydrogenase family protein; this encodes MPDRAPQPVDRQLPTEEARDLITLVRDIVQREIAPRAAEEEDAGHFPREVFSLLSESGLLGLPYDSEFGGGDQPYEVYLQVLEELAAARLTVGLGVSVHSLSCHALAGYGTKEQQGEHLPAMLGGGLLGAYCLSEPASGSDAASLRTKAVRDGDDWVVTGTKAWITHGGVADFYTVLARTGVEGPRGITAFLVPGDAPGLNPAVPEKKMGMKGSPTAQLHFDGVRIPDSRRIGEEGQGFAIALSALDSGRLGIAACAIGVAQAALDEALGYATGRKQFGRPIADFQGLRFMLADMATRIEAGRALYLAAARLRDAGRPFSRQAAMAKLFCTDAAMSVTTDAVQVLGGYGYTQDFPVERFMREAKVLQIVEGTNQIQRMVIARHLAGPETR
- a CDS encoding Lrp/AsnC family transcriptional regulator, which encodes MEELDRQIVDLLVKDGRMSYTDLGKATGLSTSAVHQRVRRLEQRGVIRGYAAVVDPEAVGLPLTAFISVKPFDPSAPDDIADRLAGVPEIEACHSVAGDENYILKVRVATPLELEHLLTRIRSLSGVSTRTTVVLSTPYEARPPRI
- a CDS encoding amidohydrolase; this translates as MTESTAPQSEHRTVLLRGGEVHSPADPFATAMVVEKGRVAWVGSEGAADAFATGVDEVVDLEGALVTPAFTDAHVHTTSTGLALTGLDLSAAASLAEALRLVREYGAAHPAAGQVLLGHGWDATRWPEQRPPSRAELDEASGGRPLYLPRVDVHSAVVTTALLDLVPGVTGLAGFHPDAPLTGAAHHAVRAAAHGAVTPAQRRAAQRAALSRAASLGIGSIHECAGPEISDEADFTSLLALSRAEPGPRVVGYWAEQVTDEKDARRIRELGASGAAGDLFVDGSLGSHTACLHAPYADAPTTTGSAHLDAAAVAAHVTACTRAGLQAGFHAIGDAALSAVVDGVRAAADRLGLDRIRAARHRIEHAEMLTPETIAAFAEFGLTASVQPAFDAAWGGEEGMYAQRLGAERARTLNPYAALLRAGVPLAFGSDSPVTPLDPWGTVRAAAFHRTPEHRISVRAAFTAHTRGGWRAVGQDDAGVLVPGAPADYAVWRTGALIVQAPDDRVARWSTDPRSGTPGLPDLGPGAELPECVRTVVGGHTVFEGPNG
- a CDS encoding polyprenol monophosphomannose synthase, which codes for MNDGGAVPHGGPQGRRYGPLGRALVIIPTYNEAENIRSIVSRVRAAVPDADVLVADDNSPDGTGKFADELAVQDEQVHVLHRKGKEGLGAAYLAGFRWGIEHDYGVLVEMDADGSHQPEELPRLLTALKGADLVLGSRWVPGGRVVNWPKHREILSRGGSTYSRLLLGVPLRDVTGGFRAFRAETLEGLGLGDVASQGYCFQVDLARRAVAAGFHVVEVPITFVEREHGDSKMNRDIVVEALWRVTAWGVEERAGRLLGRKSAPPRPPRSS
- the fxsA gene encoding FxsA family membrane protein, whose product is MTTGAPPPTAPRRSRARTLVPLAIAAWLVLEIWLLTVVADAAGGFAVLGLLVGAAVLGAAVVKRAGRRAFANLTETLQQQTGRQQPDPEPAAPGRAEGNGLLMLGGLLLMLPGLVSDAAGLLLLVPPVRARLGRAAERSLERRMNAAVPGGLGDAFQQARMRRPDGKVVQGEVIREEGTGHHGTAPRDDEPGRRPPLTP
- a CDS encoding RNA polymerase-binding protein RbpA; amino-acid sequence: MSERALRGTRLVVTSYETDRGIDLAPRQAVEYACQNGHRFEMPFSVEAEIPPEWECKACGAQALLVDGDGPEEKKGKPARTHWDMLMERRTREELEEVLAERLAVLRSGAMNIAVHPRDSRKSA